Proteins encoded together in one Tripterygium wilfordii isolate XIE 37 chromosome 14, ASM1340144v1, whole genome shotgun sequence window:
- the LOC120014073 gene encoding pentatricopeptide repeat-containing protein At3g06430, chloroplastic-like produces MASSISLSFSSALLPSPLFQPHINTTAATPFTTNTSRILLLCAFTAASTTTSTRRPTSSSSTKKRHWKEGEFPGAGISETSVVGTSKKPPIKNIKKKLDRKNKAKAWVNTVTEALSDSIDKKLWLQSLEVFEMLREQPFYQPKEGTYMKLLVLLGKSRQPHRARQLFDQMIEEGLEPTSELYTALLAAYCRENLIDEGFSILNQMKTLPSCQPDVFTYSTLIKPCVDATQFELVESLYEDMAGRLIIPNTVTQNIMLNGYGKAGKFEQMEKVLSGMLESTACKPDVWTMNTILSVFGNKGQIDMMERWYEKFRNFGIEPETRTFNILIGAYGKKRMYDKMSSVMEYMRKAQFPWTTSTFNNVIEAFADAGDAKHMEYTFDQMRAEGMKADTKTFCCLINGYANAGVFHKVISTVQLAANFEIPENTSFYNSVISACAKADDLMEMERVFKRMKDKHCTPDSRTYSIMEEAFRKEGMNDKIYDLELEKQEVLANGSEIDEAT; encoded by the exons ATGGCGTCCTCAATTTcgctctccttctcttctgccCTGCTTCCCTCTCCTCTTTTTCAACCCCACATTAACACAACAGCAGCCACTCCATTCACCACCAACACCTCCAGGATTCTTCTTCTCTGCGCATTCACTGCCGCATCAACAACTACATCTACTAGACGacccacatcatcatcatctactAAGAAGAGGCACTGGAAAGAAGGAGAGTTCCCTGGGGCTGGAATATCAGAGACTTCGGTGGTTGGGACTTCGAAAAAGCCACCtattaagaatatcaagaagaaatTGGACCGCAAAAACAAGGCTAAGGCCTGGGTCAACACTGTCACCGAGGCCTTATCTGACTCCATTGATAAAAAGCTATGGCTCCAATCCCTTGAG GTTTTTGAGATGCTTAGAGAACAACCATTTTATCAACCAAAGGAAGGGACCTACATGAAACTCCTCGTTCTGCTTGGTAAATCTCGACAACCTCATCGAGCACGTCAGCTTTTTGACCAGATGATCGAAGAGGGGTTGGAACCCACCTCAGAACTCTACACTGCCTTGCTTGCAGCTTATTGTCGCGAAAATCTCATTGATGAAGGTTTCTCTATTCTTAACCAAATGAAAACTCTGCCTAGTTGCCAGCCTGATGTTTTTACCTACAGTACATTGATCAAACCTTGTGTTGATGCTACACAATTTGAATTAGTTGAATCCTTGTATGAAGATATGGCTGGACGACTAATAATCCCGAACACTGTTACACAGAATATAATGTTAAATGGATACGGCAAAGCAGGGAAATTCGAACAGATGGAGAAAGTTCTATCTGGGATGTTGGAGAGTACTGCTTGCAAACCTGATGTTTGGACTATGAATACCATACTGAGTGTGTTTGGCAATAAGGGTCAGATTGATATGATGGAGAGATGGTATGAGAAGTTCCGGAATTTTGGTATTGAGCCAGAAACTCGCACTTTCAATATTTTGATTGGTGCTTATGGGAAGAAAAGAATGTATGATAAGATGTCATCAGTGATGGAGTACATGCGCAAGGCTCAGTTTCCATGGACAACGTCAACTTTCAACAATGTGATTGAGGCTTTTGCAGATGCAGGGGATGCAAAACATATGGAGTACACGTTTGATCAGATGCGTGCTGAGGGTATGAAAGCAGACACTAAAACTTTCTGCTGTCTTATCAATGGATATGCCAATGCAGGTGTTTTCCATAAGGTTATCAGCACCGTTCAGCTGGCAGCAAACTTTGAGATTCCTGAAAATACCTCTTTCTATAATTCAGTCATATCTGCATGTGCAAAAGCAGATGATTTAATGGAGATGGAGAGGGTCTTTAAGCGTATGAAAGATAAGCACTGCACTCCAGATTCAAGAACCTACTCTATCATGGAGGAAGCATTTAGAAAGGAAGGCATGAATGACAAGATATATGATCTGGAGCTGGAGAAACAGGAGGTGCTTGCCAATGGTTCAGAGATTGATGAGGCCACCTGA